One window from the genome of Pararhizobium gei encodes:
- a CDS encoding DUF262 domain-containing protein yields MKATLSPTSVADFCQDLIANKITVNRDYQRDDRVWSSYVKSYFVESILLEYPIPKIFLYVRYNLKTRTSTKEIVDGQQRSQALRLFYENKMRISTKVETEELRGKRYKDLDDRLQGVFLSYSLAIDEFTGVTEDEIRESFARMNVHNATLNSEELRNAKFQGPFKIFIFRMTRAFRELMLDAGIISRRDVIRMADTRLISDIVHIIQKGFFTTRPPDIDSLYREFNTDFPSEESLEKTLRSSFIYWHENKLVEFRRFSSKHVFYTLLCAVAERTHPGLVVQHMSADQRAIYEKIMGTHVTLDQLDASLRSEISTEDGDEDVGALTPDPSLSEFVAACAEKTNVAHQKLIRFSYFSSALQEYDSAIS; encoded by the coding sequence ATGAAGGCCACGTTATCTCCAACGTCAGTTGCCGATTTTTGCCAGGATCTTATAGCTAACAAAATAACTGTTAATAGGGATTATCAAAGGGATGATCGTGTCTGGAGTTCCTATGTAAAATCTTACTTTGTCGAAAGTATACTTCTTGAGTATCCGATACCAAAGATATTTTTATATGTCCGCTACAATCTTAAAACAAGGACTAGCACAAAGGAAATCGTGGACGGGCAGCAGCGCAGTCAAGCGCTAAGGCTGTTTTATGAAAACAAGATGCGGATTTCAACAAAGGTTGAGACTGAAGAACTTCGAGGAAAAAGATACAAAGATTTAGACGATCGCCTGCAGGGAGTATTTTTGTCTTACTCTCTTGCTATAGATGAATTTACTGGTGTAACAGAAGACGAAATTCGCGAATCGTTCGCAAGAATGAATGTCCATAATGCTACACTAAATTCTGAAGAGTTGCGGAACGCAAAATTTCAGGGCCCTTTCAAAATTTTTATTTTCCGAATGACGCGGGCGTTTAGAGAATTGATGCTGGATGCTGGAATTATATCGCGTCGCGATGTTATTCGTATGGCTGATACGAGATTAATTTCCGATATAGTACATATTATACAAAAGGGTTTTTTTACTACAAGACCGCCTGATATTGACTCGCTTTATAGGGAGTTCAATACAGATTTCCCTAGTGAGGAGTCCCTTGAAAAGACTTTGAGATCCTCGTTTATATATTGGCACGAGAATAAGCTCGTAGAATTTCGAAGATTTAGTAGTAAGCATGTGTTTTACACACTGTTATGTGCCGTAGCAGAACGTACTCATCCTGGATTGGTTGTGCAGCATATGAGTGCAGACCAGAGAGCTATCTATGAGAAAATCATGGGTACTCATGTAACACTAGACCAGCTTGATGCTAGTCTAAGGTCCGAAATTAGTACTGAGGATGGTGATGAAGATGTAGGTGCGCTCACGCCCGATCCATCTCTGTCTGAATTCGTCGCTGCTTGTGCGGAAAAGACCAATGTTGCGCATCAAAAACTCATAAGATTTTCATATTTTTCATCGGCGTTGCAGGAATATGACTCGGCCATATCTTGA
- a CDS encoding DNA methyltransferase: MLEIVSTSKLSAQQKRNQVYPYYAGFSSKFVETILEHLCITKRDVVLDPWNGSGTTTKVCADAGINSIGVDINPFMNIVSDVKSLSLSEISNSCFSVEALLNSFQDIVGDENIAHKAAATFTREVLQKNNSNENVVKFLLANSVRRVYKQAKTKNPTWFSSDIITGIPHSGEKLLDSIKLELKQTRDRFSQFKKEPVLMRPKLETANFKEWLIPSEVSHIITSPPYLTRLDYVKKTLPELLYLNEMVGVDIAALRESMTGSVLTGRYSVDHEVVYIGDSLTATQILKQISGHHSKASKGYYLKFYKNYFESMQDSIRKIAKSKVKSVVCVTQASYYKEIYVDLPLVISEFFLSCGFKEQSRLSFTPLNSIVTVNRSSYASAQILPDETVSIFEVSK; this comes from the coding sequence ATGCTCGAAATAGTTTCTACAAGTAAATTAAGCGCGCAGCAAAAGCGGAATCAGGTGTATCCTTATTATGCCGGATTTAGCTCGAAATTTGTTGAAACAATTTTGGAACACCTGTGTATTACCAAAAGAGATGTAGTGTTGGATCCATGGAATGGATCTGGTACTACTACGAAAGTATGTGCAGATGCTGGTATAAATTCGATAGGTGTAGATATAAATCCGTTTATGAATATTGTTTCAGATGTGAAATCATTGTCATTGTCCGAGATATCGAATTCTTGTTTTTCTGTAGAAGCTCTTTTGAATTCTTTTCAAGATATAGTCGGTGATGAGAATATTGCCCACAAAGCGGCTGCGACCTTTACGAGAGAGGTTTTGCAGAAAAATAACTCAAATGAAAATGTAGTTAAGTTTTTGTTGGCCAACTCTGTTCGCCGGGTCTACAAGCAGGCCAAAACGAAAAATCCAACCTGGTTTTCATCGGACATAATAACAGGCATTCCACACTCCGGCGAGAAACTGTTGGATTCTATAAAACTCGAATTGAAGCAAACGCGTGATCGGTTTTCTCAATTTAAAAAAGAACCTGTCTTGATGCGGCCGAAGCTTGAAACTGCCAATTTTAAAGAATGGCTTATTCCAAGCGAAGTCAGCCACATCATTACATCGCCGCCATATCTAACGCGGCTTGATTATGTTAAAAAAACTCTTCCGGAACTTCTTTATCTGAATGAGATGGTCGGTGTCGATATTGCGGCGCTCCGTGAAAGCATGACAGGAAGTGTGCTGACAGGACGCTACTCAGTCGATCATGAAGTCGTGTATATAGGCGATAGCCTTACGGCAACTCAAATATTGAAGCAAATATCAGGTCATCACTCTAAAGCGTCCAAGGGTTATTATCTGAAATTTTATAAAAATTATTTCGAGAGCATGCAGGATTCTATACGTAAAATAGCCAAATCGAAGGTAAAAAGTGTTGTCTGTGTCACGCAGGCTTCTTACTATAAAGAAATTTATGTTGATCTTCCTTTGGTGATTTCTGAATTTTTCCTTTCTTGTGGATTTAAGGAGCAGAGCAGGTTATCGTTTACCCCGCTGAATTCGATTGTGACTGTCAACAGATCTAGTTACGCGTCGGCACAAATTTTGCCGGATGAGACTGTTTCTATATTTGAGGTTTCTAAATGA
- a CDS encoding J domain-containing protein, translating into MIDPYETLGVEREADEAAIKAAWRKTAKTAHPDQGGDADAFGRLQACYDLLRDPVRRRVYDSTGYDPELADPRDLKGILMLETLVNDFILDEREPGSFDPLSAMRRKLSDDIVKSRFHILELERHRARVRQHIDRLGRRPGADVLGSMLRTRSQSIAEAIRNAEAQIEAIEQAYTMLEGYSYELEALPQVKAAE; encoded by the coding sequence GTGATCGACCCTTACGAGACGCTGGGCGTGGAGCGCGAGGCCGACGAGGCGGCGATCAAGGCCGCCTGGCGGAAAACGGCCAAGACCGCCCATCCCGACCAGGGCGGCGATGCCGACGCCTTCGGCCGGCTGCAGGCCTGCTACGACCTGCTGCGCGACCCGGTGCGCCGCAGGGTCTATGACAGCACCGGCTACGACCCCGAGCTTGCCGATCCCCGCGACCTCAAGGGCATCCTGATGCTGGAAACGCTGGTGAACGACTTCATCCTCGACGAGCGCGAGCCCGGCAGCTTCGATCCGCTCTCCGCCATGCGTCGAAAACTCTCCGACGATATCGTCAAGAGCCGCTTCCACATTCTCGAACTGGAGCGCCACCGCGCCCGTGTCCGCCAGCATATCGACCGGCTCGGCCGCCGTCCGGGCGCTGACGTGCTGGGCTCGATGCTGCGCACCCGCTCGCAATCCATTGCCGAGGCGATCCGCAACGCCGAGGCGCAGATCGAGGCGATCGAGCAGGCCTATACGATGCTGGAAGGCTATTCCTACGAGCTGGAAGCGCTGCCGCAGGTGAAGGCGGCGGAGTAG
- a CDS encoding cold-shock protein, whose amino-acid sequence MATKGTVKFFNQDKGFGFITPEGGAKDVFVHISALQAAGLQTLKDGQQVTFDTEPDRMGKGPKAVNIQAD is encoded by the coding sequence ATGGCCACCAAGGGCACCGTAAAATTCTTCAACCAGGACAAGGGCTTTGGCTTCATCACGCCGGAAGGCGGCGCCAAGGACGTGTTCGTTCACATCTCCGCGCTGCAGGCCGCCGGCCTCCAGACCCTGAAGGACGGCCAGCAGGTCACCTTCGACACCGAGCCGGATCGCATGGGCAAAGGCCCGAAGGCCGTCAACATCCAGGCTGACTAA
- the dusA gene encoding tRNA dihydrouridine(20/20a) synthase DusA, whose amino-acid sequence MIDWTDRHYRFLARQLSKHALLYTEMIVSEAILRGDRDRLLGFETAEHPVALQLGGNNPSRMAEAAEIGEQFGYAEINMNVGCPSDRVQSGTFGACLMRQPSLVAECVAAMKAAVSVPVTVKCRIGVDDQDPEQALRDLVSLVKDAGADGVWVHARKAWLQGLSPKENRDVPPLDYGLVHRLKAENPGLFIGINGGLATLNQAREELHHVDGVMLGRAAYHDSGLLTGVDRFFPHPMTGALPVDADEEDFTAAGHRQSLEFWADVRDAMMGYADRHIASGGRLVHVTRHMVGLFQGWPGARRFRQILSADATRAGAGPAVIAAAFEAVFAAAEARQAAE is encoded by the coding sequence ATGATCGACTGGACGGACCGTCATTATCGGTTCCTGGCGCGGCAATTGTCGAAGCACGCGCTGCTCTACACCGAGATGATCGTCTCGGAAGCCATCCTTCGGGGCGACCGGGATCGGCTTCTCGGGTTCGAGACCGCCGAGCATCCCGTTGCGTTGCAACTCGGGGGCAATAATCCAAGCCGGATGGCCGAGGCGGCTGAGATCGGCGAACAATTCGGCTATGCCGAAATCAACATGAATGTCGGCTGTCCCTCTGACCGCGTGCAATCCGGTACGTTTGGCGCCTGTCTGATGCGACAGCCATCGCTGGTCGCTGAATGTGTGGCGGCGATGAAAGCTGCGGTCTCGGTCCCGGTGACGGTGAAATGCCGGATCGGGGTGGATGATCAGGATCCAGAACAGGCGCTTCGCGATCTGGTCTCGCTGGTCAAGGACGCCGGCGCGGATGGGGTCTGGGTCCATGCCCGCAAAGCCTGGCTGCAGGGGTTGTCGCCGAAGGAGAACCGCGATGTTCCGCCGCTGGACTACGGCCTGGTGCATCGCCTGAAGGCTGAAAATCCTGGTCTTTTCATCGGGATCAATGGCGGTCTTGCGACTTTGAATCAGGCTCGTGAGGAACTGCATCACGTGGATGGCGTCATGCTGGGCCGGGCGGCCTATCACGATAGCGGGCTGCTGACGGGGGTGGACCGGTTTTTTCCGCATCCGATGACGGGAGCCTTACCAGTCGATGCGGATGAAGAGGATTTTACCGCGGCCGGTCACCGGCAGTCGCTGGAATTCTGGGCCGATGTTCGTGACGCGATGATGGGGTATGCGGACCGGCATATTGCTTCGGGCGGGCGGCTTGTTCATGTGACACGGCACATGGTCGGACTGTTTCAGGGCTGGCCGGGTGCACGGCGGTTCCGGCAGATCCTGTCGGCGGATGCGACGCGGGCCGGGGCGGGGCCGGCGGTCATCGCGGCGGCCTTCGAGGCTGTTTTTGCCGCGGCGGAGGCGCGGCAGGCGGCGGAGTGA
- a CDS encoding tyrosine-type recombinase/integrase, which translates to MGTITARKRKDGTTGYTAQILRKKGGQIVLREAQTFDSKREANSWIVHRETELDKPGGLERASRTSATLAEAIDAYTARVTDIGRTKTQCLKSIKDYPIASKACESITAKDISDFAHSLRLGGRKPQTVANYISHLSAVFRAGRPLLGMPLPLQEMRDAQQALLASNDISKSSERTRRPSLAELDKIMQHFVDRQERAPLSAPMHKIVAFAMFSTRRQEEITRIEWADLDEPHSRILVRDMKHPGQKRGNNVWVELPPEALRIVKTMPKSKSEIFPYTTDAISAAFTRACQFLQIDDLHFHDLRHEGVSRLFEMGRTIPLAASVSGHRSWNSLKRYTDIREKGDKFADWPWLEKICQQRKGSDTH; encoded by the coding sequence ATGGGAACGATCACGGCTCGCAAGCGCAAGGACGGGACGACGGGTTATACCGCGCAAATCCTCCGCAAGAAAGGCGGACAGATTGTTTTGCGAGAGGCGCAGACCTTCGACAGCAAGCGCGAGGCGAACTCTTGGATAGTTCATCGGGAGACCGAACTTGATAAGCCCGGCGGCCTAGAGCGCGCCTCAAGGACGTCCGCCACGCTTGCCGAGGCAATTGACGCATACACGGCTCGCGTAACGGATATCGGGCGTACAAAGACGCAATGTCTCAAGTCCATCAAGGACTATCCGATAGCGTCGAAGGCATGCGAGTCGATCACGGCAAAAGACATTTCCGACTTCGCGCATAGCCTTCGCCTTGGCGGCAGGAAGCCACAAACAGTCGCAAACTACATAAGCCACCTATCCGCGGTGTTTCGCGCCGGAAGGCCGTTGTTGGGCATGCCCCTGCCCTTGCAGGAGATGCGTGATGCGCAGCAAGCCCTGCTCGCCAGCAACGACATCAGCAAGTCTTCCGAAAGGACACGGCGCCCTTCCCTCGCCGAACTCGACAAGATCATGCAGCACTTCGTCGACCGACAAGAGCGCGCTCCGCTGTCGGCCCCAATGCACAAGATAGTCGCTTTCGCTATGTTCTCCACGCGTCGGCAAGAGGAGATAACGCGAATTGAGTGGGCAGACCTTGATGAACCCCATAGCCGCATTCTTGTTCGCGACATGAAGCACCCCGGCCAGAAGCGGGGCAACAACGTGTGGGTTGAACTGCCGCCGGAAGCGTTGCGCATCGTCAAGACGATGCCAAAATCGAAATCAGAGATTTTCCCATACACCACGGACGCCATTAGCGCTGCATTCACCCGCGCATGCCAGTTCTTGCAGATTGACGACCTGCACTTTCACGATCTTCGCCATGAAGGTGTCAGCCGTTTATTTGAAATGGGCCGGACTATCCCACTCGCTGCAAGCGTTAGCGGGCATCGAAGCTGGAACAGCCTCAAGCGCTATACGGACATTCGAGAGAAAGGCGACAAATTCGCCGACTGGCCTTGGCTAGAGAAAATCTGCCAACAAAGAAAAGGAAGTGACACGCATTGA
- a CDS encoding AAA family ATPase: MKPRQEYDPFTPGWRQPKPAMAWRSPDLFEARGPKQFVIDGLVALDELSVVYGDPDAGKGNFALNMAMAAATAQPWFGRNAGMLQSNGEWWPAGVVYFALERPAQVERRIYAYRQEREIEFEPAIAVCEEVFDIRDPDAGELIAETMFDARKGTYMCTDPSGVGVCDYQPDFNLAIIDTLAMALQDGSDSDPRDMGAALRSLHTARRLTGSHIMLIHHSPVSGDDRMRGYGSLNAAIDMSIHVANKRGQRIASVKKNSDNPDRPKFYYSLKSFDTKLWDDEEGDYIGTAPSPVLVEEAGPKEVAAKAKVAAAAPAASASEKPVLDALASIDQPATEAAWREAFDGFRDADITAGAHRKRFSVGKPKLESKGLISKDENEMWTVTALPTV, translated from the coding sequence ATGAAGCCGCGCCAGGAGTACGACCCATTCACGCCAGGTTGGCGCCAGCCGAAGCCCGCGATGGCCTGGCGCTCGCCAGATCTGTTCGAGGCGCGTGGCCCGAAGCAGTTCGTGATTGACGGTCTCGTGGCACTGGACGAGTTGAGCGTTGTCTATGGCGACCCCGATGCAGGCAAAGGAAACTTCGCACTGAACATGGCTATGGCCGCCGCTACCGCGCAACCGTGGTTCGGACGCAACGCTGGCATGCTACAGTCAAACGGCGAGTGGTGGCCGGCTGGTGTCGTCTACTTTGCACTTGAGCGCCCTGCACAGGTCGAGCGACGGATTTATGCCTATCGCCAGGAACGCGAAATTGAATTCGAACCAGCCATTGCGGTTTGCGAAGAAGTCTTCGACATCCGCGATCCAGACGCTGGCGAGTTGATTGCCGAGACAATGTTCGATGCTCGCAAAGGGACTTACATGTGCACGGATCCGTCTGGAGTGGGGGTGTGCGACTATCAGCCGGATTTCAATCTGGCTATCATCGACACGTTGGCCATGGCACTGCAGGACGGCAGCGACAGCGACCCTAGAGACATGGGCGCCGCCCTGCGCAGCTTGCACACAGCGCGCCGCCTGACGGGCAGCCACATCATGCTGATCCATCATAGCCCGGTTAGCGGCGATGATCGCATGCGTGGTTATGGCAGCTTGAATGCCGCGATCGACATGAGCATCCACGTCGCCAACAAGCGCGGCCAGCGTATCGCCAGCGTGAAGAAGAACAGCGACAATCCCGACCGGCCGAAGTTTTACTACTCGCTCAAGAGCTTCGACACCAAGCTATGGGACGATGAAGAAGGCGACTACATCGGCACCGCTCCGTCGCCGGTTCTGGTCGAAGAGGCTGGACCGAAAGAGGTAGCGGCAAAGGCAAAGGTAGCTGCAGCCGCACCGGCTGCAAGCGCCAGTGAGAAGCCCGTCCTCGACGCGCTCGCCAGTATCGACCAGCCGGCAACGGAAGCCGCATGGCGTGAAGCGTTCGATGGATTCCGAGATGCCGACATAACTGCAGGCGCACACCGCAAGCGTTTTTCAGTCGGCAAACCCAAACTCGAAAGCAAGGGTTTAATTAGCAAAGACGAAAATGAAATGTGGACCGTTACCGCGTTACCAACGGTGTGA
- a CDS encoding HK97 family phage prohead protease: MWLTESGRPPTPGSRTVCGYALRWGVPSPVRPDYDEVFRPRSLAFPRPVPLRINHDKGQTITTTEDKAFRIRCDEVGLWVEYDCPFTDIGDDVLQGARLGRFKAWSISFGAIDQRWDRTGHRPLRIIAKANLGEVSIADRGAHATTIGILSRMRPATSN; the protein is encoded by the coding sequence ATGTGGCTGACGGAGAGCGGCCGGCCGCCTACACCTGGCAGCCGAACGGTCTGCGGCTATGCGCTTCGTTGGGGTGTTCCCTCACCTGTGCGGCCCGACTATGACGAGGTCTTTCGCCCCCGGTCGCTAGCCTTTCCACGTCCCGTGCCATTGCGCATCAACCATGACAAGGGCCAGACTATCACCACGACTGAGGACAAGGCGTTTCGCATTCGGTGCGATGAAGTGGGGCTGTGGGTCGAATACGACTGCCCGTTCACTGACATAGGCGATGACGTGCTGCAGGGCGCTCGCCTTGGGCGTTTCAAGGCATGGTCGATATCGTTCGGGGCAATCGACCAGAGATGGGATAGGACGGGCCACAGACCGCTCCGTATCATTGCGAAGGCAAACCTTGGCGAGGTATCAATAGCCGACCGCGGGGCGCATGCGACCACGATAGGCATCTTGTCTAGGATGCGGCCGGCAACTTCGAACTAG
- a CDS encoding tape measure protein: MSDKTDDLILSISTDVATLRRSLKKVEAAIGDTTGVAARKFDKLGQDIDRSMSKSLGKAGSAINRLGGVAGAAAGRIAGVFAAGASLQAASRLADAAKNAQNALKVAGLEGAALTDVYDKLFASAQRNAAPIEALVTLYSRASGSARELGASQADLLKFSDKVAVALKVSGQSAGEASGALLQLSQLLGGGTVQMEEFGSLLDGGRPILQAVAAGLEDAGGSVAALTKLVKDGKVSSEAFFRAFLEGSKTLDEKVAGAATTTAQQFVRLQNVLVDTAGKIDTATGASDRFGSTIEELASTIEGFGKIVVQASDSELGTFVGWLSEGVDKASEFKRMMGGIPGIFDKLGKLNHDLFNGKPLGTAITEDAIQGRIEGAFEGTGAAPKTSRLPAAVPTVPVKPVKLSDYPVDDAKSKPGKEKKVELDDFARELAQIKERTAALNAAYAAQAALNPLVDDYGFAVDKAAAAHELLAAAMAAGKANTPALAAEIDAAAEAYARATSAAERLAEQQQKVRDKAEEAGEAVSGVLMAGIKAAVDGEKIGRAIADAAIGGHFVLKLEFLK; encoded by the coding sequence ATGTCCGACAAGACAGATGACCTGATTCTTTCCATCAGCACTGACGTTGCCACCCTCCGCCGATCCTTGAAAAAGGTCGAAGCGGCGATCGGCGACACGACGGGCGTGGCGGCCAGGAAGTTCGACAAGTTGGGCCAGGACATCGACCGCTCGATGTCGAAATCGCTGGGCAAGGCTGGCAGCGCAATCAACCGGCTTGGTGGCGTTGCTGGCGCCGCGGCTGGCCGCATCGCTGGTGTCTTCGCGGCCGGCGCATCCCTTCAGGCGGCAAGCCGTTTGGCCGATGCTGCCAAGAACGCCCAGAACGCACTGAAAGTGGCCGGGCTAGAGGGCGCGGCACTCACTGACGTTTACGACAAGTTGTTTGCTTCGGCACAGCGTAACGCGGCACCAATAGAGGCCTTGGTGACACTCTATTCGCGTGCTTCCGGCTCTGCGCGCGAGCTTGGTGCCAGCCAGGCGGATCTGTTGAAATTCAGCGACAAAGTGGCCGTCGCGCTGAAGGTGTCCGGCCAATCGGCTGGCGAGGCAAGCGGCGCTTTGCTGCAATTGTCACAGCTCCTTGGTGGCGGCACCGTCCAGATGGAGGAATTCGGCAGTCTGTTGGATGGTGGTCGGCCAATCCTTCAGGCAGTAGCCGCTGGATTGGAGGATGCTGGCGGCTCCGTTGCCGCCCTGACGAAGTTGGTAAAAGACGGAAAGGTTTCGAGCGAGGCATTTTTCAGGGCATTTCTTGAAGGCTCAAAGACGCTAGACGAGAAGGTCGCCGGAGCCGCAACGACGACAGCCCAACAGTTCGTCCGACTGCAGAATGTGCTTGTTGATACGGCCGGCAAGATCGATACGGCTACGGGTGCTTCCGATCGCTTCGGCAGCACCATTGAAGAACTGGCCTCAACGATCGAAGGCTTTGGCAAGATCGTTGTTCAAGCGTCGGATTCGGAATTGGGCACTTTCGTTGGCTGGCTTTCTGAAGGCGTCGACAAAGCGTCCGAATTCAAGAGAATGATGGGCGGCATTCCCGGCATTTTCGACAAGCTGGGAAAGCTGAACCACGATTTATTCAACGGCAAGCCTCTTGGCACCGCAATTACGGAAGACGCGATTCAGGGTCGCATAGAAGGCGCCTTTGAAGGGACTGGCGCAGCGCCAAAAACCAGCCGCTTGCCCGCCGCGGTGCCAACTGTACCTGTAAAGCCGGTGAAGCTGTCCGACTATCCCGTTGACGACGCGAAGTCCAAGCCGGGCAAGGAAAAGAAAGTCGAGCTGGACGATTTTGCTCGTGAACTAGCGCAAATCAAGGAACGCACGGCCGCGCTCAACGCCGCGTATGCCGCACAGGCTGCGCTGAACCCGCTCGTCGATGATTACGGTTTTGCAGTCGACAAGGCAGCGGCTGCTCACGAACTGCTGGCCGCCGCTATGGCTGCCGGTAAGGCCAACACGCCAGCACTTGCCGCTGAGATAGACGCGGCAGCCGAAGCGTATGCCCGCGCCACATCGGCCGCGGAGCGGTTGGCGGAGCAGCAGCAAAAGGTTCGCGACAAGGCGGAGGAGGCAGGCGAAGCCGTGAGCGGCGTCCTGATGGCTGGCATCAAGGCCGCTGTTGACGGTGAAAAAATCGGGCGTGCGATTGCGGATGCAGCGATTGGCGGCCACTTTGTATTGAAATTGGAGTTTCTAAAATGA
- a CDS encoding ABC transporter ATP-binding protein, producing MVTNTRDCAVVIQHLTRRFGSAAAVADVSLSVDKGEIICLVGQSGCGKSTLLRLIAGVDTPDTGRILLHGREVSGPATFVEPEARRIGFVFQDYALFPHLTVEQNILFGLKRRNRAEAARRTSDAIQLIGIAHLADRFPHMLSGGEQQRVALTRALAPQPDLLLMDEPFSNLDQGLRDRVRNDTLSLLKSLGTTVILVTHDPQEALSAGDRVVLMRAGEIVQIGSGYDLHDRPASPYAAEFFCDFNKVSGIARADRIETPIGSFPHPLQLKEGQRSVVYIRPQGISISPDKGNIPGAIEARSFHGEFEQFLVRVASLEAPLRVKTTRRLPESTRSVQLSIGDEGVLFFPEASRNWISTTDSDQDSVIRTLR from the coding sequence GTGGTTACAAACACCAGAGATTGCGCCGTTGTGATCCAGCATCTGACACGTCGCTTCGGATCGGCGGCCGCGGTGGCCGATGTTTCCCTGTCCGTAGACAAAGGCGAGATTATTTGCCTCGTCGGTCAATCCGGCTGTGGCAAATCAACCTTGCTCAGACTGATCGCCGGGGTAGACACGCCTGATACGGGTAGAATATTGCTTCATGGCAGGGAAGTGTCGGGACCGGCGACATTTGTTGAGCCCGAAGCTCGCCGCATCGGCTTTGTTTTCCAGGATTATGCCCTGTTCCCACATCTAACCGTGGAACAGAACATCCTCTTCGGCCTGAAGCGTCGCAACAGGGCCGAGGCCGCCAGGAGGACATCCGACGCTATTCAACTGATCGGGATAGCCCATCTGGCGGACCGCTTTCCCCATATGCTGTCCGGTGGCGAGCAACAGCGCGTGGCGCTGACACGGGCCCTTGCGCCGCAGCCTGATCTCCTGCTGATGGACGAGCCCTTCTCCAATCTCGACCAAGGCCTCAGAGATAGGGTTCGCAACGACACGCTTTCACTGCTCAAATCGCTTGGCACGACCGTGATCCTGGTCACTCATGATCCACAGGAAGCCCTGTCGGCAGGCGACCGGGTTGTTCTTATGCGCGCCGGCGAGATAGTGCAGATTGGCTCGGGCTACGACCTGCATGACCGGCCTGCAAGTCCCTACGCCGCGGAATTCTTCTGCGATTTCAACAAGGTGTCCGGCATTGCCAGGGCGGACCGAATCGAAACGCCGATCGGCAGTTTTCCGCATCCGCTGCAGTTGAAGGAGGGCCAGCGATCGGTGGTTTATATCCGTCCCCAGGGGATTTCGATTTCGCCGGACAAGGGCAATATTCCAGGTGCGATCGAGGCGCGGAGCTTTCATGGCGAATTCGAGCAGTTTCTCGTCCGCGTCGCCAGCCTCGAAGCGCCGCTACGCGTGAAAACGACGCGCCGACTGCCGGAAAGCACGCGCTCGGTGCAGCTTTCCATTGGCGATGAAGGGGTATTGTTCTTCCCGGAAGCATCCAGGAATTGGATTTCCACAACAGATAGCGATCAAGATTCCGTGATACGAACGCTGAGATGA
- a CDS encoding Fe(3+) ABC transporter substrate-binding protein: MKKYAITTTTFLATSLLLGAVAASAAEINIYTTREPGLIQPLLDAFTKSTGTTVNTVFLKDGLAERVATEGASSPADILMTVDAGNLVDLTEKGVTQPIESDVLKAAIPAELRDPAGNWFGLSMRARVLYAAKDLDLAAFNYEDLADPDWKGKVCIRSGQHPYNTALFADYIAHYGVEETETWLTGVKANLARKAGGGDRDGAKDILGGICDIAIANSYYVGLMRSGKGGEDQVKWGEAIKVILPTFKDGGTQVNISGAAVAKHSPNKAEAVKLLEYLVSDEAQKIYAEANFEYPVKAGVAADPIIASFGALKIDSKPLAEIVGHRKDASVLVDKVGFDN, translated from the coding sequence ATGAAAAAATACGCCATCACGACGACCACATTTCTCGCCACTTCGCTTCTGCTGGGCGCTGTTGCGGCCTCTGCCGCAGAGATCAATATCTACACGACCCGCGAACCCGGCCTGATCCAGCCGTTGCTCGACGCCTTCACCAAATCGACTGGCACGACGGTCAACACCGTGTTCCTGAAGGATGGCCTGGCCGAACGCGTCGCCACCGAAGGCGCAAGCTCGCCTGCAGACATCCTGATGACTGTCGATGCCGGAAACCTTGTCGACCTCACGGAAAAGGGCGTGACCCAGCCCATTGAATCCGACGTGCTGAAAGCCGCTATCCCGGCCGAACTTCGCGACCCCGCCGGCAACTGGTTCGGCCTTTCGATGCGCGCTCGCGTGCTCTACGCCGCGAAGGATCTCGACCTCGCCGCCTTCAACTACGAAGATCTGGCCGATCCCGATTGGAAGGGCAAGGTATGCATACGCTCTGGCCAACATCCCTACAACACCGCGCTGTTTGCCGACTACATCGCCCATTACGGCGTTGAGGAAACCGAGACGTGGCTGACCGGCGTCAAGGCGAACCTGGCACGCAAGGCCGGCGGCGGCGATCGTGATGGCGCCAAAGATATCCTTGGCGGCATCTGCGATATCGCCATCGCGAATTCGTATTATGTCGGACTGATGCGCTCCGGCAAGGGCGGCGAAGACCAGGTTAAGTGGGGCGAGGCCATCAAGGTTATCCTCCCGACCTTCAAGGATGGCGGCACCCAGGTGAATATCAGCGGTGCGGCCGTTGCCAAGCATTCGCCAAACAAGGCCGAAGCCGTCAAGCTCCTGGAATATCTCGTCTCCGACGAAGCCCAGAAAATCTATGCCGAAGCCAATTTCGAATATCCGGTCAAGGCGGGCGTTGCTGCCGATCCGATCATCGCCTCCTTCGGTGCGCTGAAGATCGACTCCAAGCCGTTGGCTGAAATCGTTGGCCACCGCAAGGACGCAAGCGTGCTTGTCGACAAGGTAGGCTTCGACAACTAA